The DNA segment TTTGGGAGCAGTAGGCGGGCCTAAATGGGATGGTTTGGAGGGTGATATGCGTCCCGAAAAAGCCCTTTTAGGCTTAAGGGGAGAGTTGGGTCTCTTTTGTAACTTACGACCAGCTATTTTATACCCTCAATTAATCGAAGCATGTCCCTTGAAAAAAGAACTTGTCGCAGACGGATTGGATATAATGGTTGTAAGAGAACTTACCGGCGGAATCTATTTTGGTAAAAGGGGACTCAATGAAGCCAAAGACAGAGCTTTCGATACAATGGAGTACTCCGTTTTTGAAGTTGAAAGGATTGCTAAAATCGCCTTTGAACTTGCCCGGAAAAGGCAAAAGAGACTTACCAGTGTCGATAAAGCCAATATCCTGGAGAGCTCACGGTTGTGGAGAAGAACTGTCGATAAACTGAAAATTAACTATCCTGATGTCGAAGTTAATCACATGTATGTCGATAACGCTGCCATGCAGTTAGTCAGAAAACCCAGACAGTTTGATGTAATTGTTACGACCAATATGTTTGGTGACATTCTCAGTGATGAAGCAAGTCAGATAACCGGTTCGATAGGAATGCTCCCTTCAGCCAGCTTAAGAGAAGACAGCTTCGGAATGTATGAACCGATTCACGGCTCTGCTCCCGATATTG comes from the Dehalococcoidales bacterium genome and includes:
- the leuB gene encoding 3-isopropylmalate dehydrogenase, with product MRMKIAVVAGDGIGPDITSEAIKVLDTVALKYNHKLDYSFYLAGGIALDSVGVPLPASTLEGCKDAEALLLGAVGGPKWDGLEGDMRPEKALLGLRGELGLFCNLRPAILYPQLIEACPLKKELVADGLDIMVVRELTGGIYFGKRGLNEAKDRAFDTMEYSVFEVERIAKIAFELARKRQKRLTSVDKANILESSRLWRRTVDKLKINYPDVEVNHMYVDNAAMQLVRKPRQFDVIVTTNMFGDILSDEASQITGSIGMLPSASLREDSFGMYEPIHGSAPDIASTDKANPIAMILSVAMMLRHSFGLNEEAEAVELAVSATLDENYRTLDIASENMKIVGTKKMGSLIAEKI